atataaatatacattatatatatatatatatatcaatctaaaTAGCAACAAAAAAAGGGCAACACAAAATGAGTAGGGGGTTCATACATAATGCAGACACATATTCATACACCTAAATAGGTTTATACTTAACACATTTACACCCATGCCAATAtatgtccacacacacacacacccctaccaCACATTAATACACCTAAATATGTTCACaaataatacatacatacattgatACACCTATATATGTTTACAAATAGTAAATACATACACCTATATATTTGTTTACACAGAATACATTTACACTCATGCAACTATTTTTTCTACACACACATTATTACACACAGATATGTTTACAAATAATACATACACTTATTTACCTATATATTAGTTTACACAGAATACGTATACACACTCTATATTTATACACTCTATACACACAATCTATATttgtctacacacacacacacacacacacacactctctcttaaACACCTACCTATGTTTACAAACAATGCATACACTCTCATACTCCTATttatgtttacacacacacacacatacatatcttctatatatatatatatatatatatatatatatatatatatatatatacatatacacacacacagacacatcccctttatacacacacatacatatcctctatgcacacacacacacacacacatatcctctctctctctctctctatatatatatatatatatattcacacacactaacatatcccctatacacacacacacacacacacacacatattctctatacacacagacacacacacacacacatatattctctctctctctctctctctctctctctctctctctctctctctctctatatatatatatatatatatatatatatatacacacacaaacacactaacatatcccctacacacacacgtattctctacacacacacacacacacacacacacacacacacacacacacatatattctctctatctctctctctctctatatatatatatatacacacacacacacacactaacactaaCATATCCCCTATATTTGTCTACACATTGCAAACCCCTTGTACTCAGATACTCAGAGAGTGTTGTGCACTTGTGTCCTCACTCTGTAACAACTCCTCCATTTCTTAAGTTAATAGAGAAGGAATGTGAAGTGCCtgatactaccccccccccccccttatacatcagCATTATTTGCATTTGCCTGCTCCCTGGCCAGGATGGGGTTAAGAGGGTCCGGTGTGAAGTTGCCGCAGTGCTGCCAGGTacccagtgctgctgctgctgctgaggtcaccCCAGTCTGAGGATGCCTCTAATGATCTCATCTCTCCTTTCTTCCCTGCACTATTAGTGCTCACATGGGCAGAATGAAGTGAAACTACGTGCAAATCATGTGTAAATTGTCTCAGTCAGAAGCCCCTTTCTTCCAACGTGTAGCCTCAGCCTGGCCCATTTACTCCCTATACCCCCCATCCcccactcctccccctcccccccctatatctcctttaGCCTCGTTAAGATCACAATAATATTCCACCCACTAATTGCTCATCCCATTCAACAATCACATTATTTGATCCCTTATTTAGGGGAAGGGGAGTAGCAGATTAGATAaacctccagcagcagcagcagcagcagcagcgcccccaccagcagtggcagcagcagcagtagtagtaccaccccctccctcccctcctcccctcccttctccctccctcattTAGGGGAAGTGGTAACTTGCATGACGTCGGAGGAGATGATTGGCACACTTGACAGTGATTGGCAGCGTTGCCATGGAGACCTTAGAACGACACCTTGTAGACCAATAGAAAAGGGATACAATGTTTCAATGCTGCACTCAGTGTGGAGATATTATGAGGCCGGTGTCACtatcaggaggctgctgctgctgctgctgagtgcTTGAATGTTTCTTTTTGATttattcctcctcttcttcctcctcttctccttcttcctcttcttcttcttctctgtgtGATCTCGCCTGCTCTGCGGTCATTCCATGGTGTTCAGGTCTCCTCTAGAGCTCTATCCCACCCACTTCTTCCTGCCAAACTTCAGCAGTGagcgctccctgctcctggcgaccaccagcagcagctccagagCCCCCGAAGAGCTGTCCATGTTCCAGCTGCCCACCCTCAACTTCTCCCCGGAGCAGGTGGCCAGCGTATGTGAGACGCTGGAGGAGACGGGGGACATTGAGAGGCTGGGGAGATTCCTCTGGTCCCTACCTGTGGCCCCTGGTGCTTGTGAGGCCATCAATAAGCATGAGTCCATCCTCAGAGCCAGAGCTGTGGTGGCTTTCCATACAGGCAACTTCAGAGACCTCTACCACATCCTGGAGAACCACAAGTTCACTAAGGAGTCCCATGGAAAGCTGCAGGCCATGTGGCTGGAAGCCCACTACCAGGAGGCTGAGAAGCTCAGGGGGCGCCCCCTAGGACCCGTTGATAAATACAGGGTGAGGAAGAAGTTTCCTCTGCCCAGGACCATCTGGGATGgggagcagaaaacccattgctTCAAGGAGAGGACTCGCAGCCTCCTAAGGGAGTGGTATCTACAGGACCCTTACCCCAATCCCAGCAAGAAAAGGGAACTGGCCCAGGCCACTGGACTCACACCCACCCAGGTGGGCAACTGGTTCAAAAACCGAAGGCAAAgagacagggcagcagcagctaaaAACAGGTCAGTGCCCAGCAAACCCTATACATGTCTGTGATGGATGGGGTCTAACCTGTACATGTGACAATACCCTTCCTGCACTTATACTGACACTGCTAGGTCACCTCTTATTCCGGCAATAGGTTACTGCTTGCACGACAGAAAATGtagaaagaataataataatattaatatgaataataataataataatatatttataacaCACAATAAACTCGTATAAAGATGCtaaatgcagtgtgtgtgtgtgggaaagtatatatatatatatatatatatatatatatatatatatatatatatacacacacacacacacatatatatatatatatatatatatatatatatataatataatatatatatacatatataatgtgtgtatgtgtgtgtgtgtgtgtgtgtgtgtgtgtgtatggaacttatatatgtataaaaatctAAGGGAGCTGGATTTCACATTAGGCACCACTGTTGGTGATATCACAAAGTGGACTATTCACACCAGCATTGTTATTTCTgtttatctatcaatctatcaatctatctatctatctatctatctatctatctatctatctatctatctcctatctatctatctatctatctatctatctatctcctatctatcatctatctcctatctatctatatatctattatctatctatctatctatctatctatctatctatctatctatctatctatctatctcccatctatctcctatctatctatatatctattatctatctatctatctatctattatctatctatctcctatctatctatctatctatctattatctatctatctatctatctatctatctatctatctatctatctatcctg
This sequence is a window from Dendropsophus ebraccatus isolate aDenEbr1 chromosome 15, aDenEbr1.pat, whole genome shotgun sequence. Protein-coding genes within it:
- the SIX3 gene encoding homeobox protein SIX3, with amino-acid sequence MVFRSPLELYPTHFFLPNFSSERSLLLATTSSSSRAPEELSMFQLPTLNFSPEQVASVCETLEETGDIERLGRFLWSLPVAPGACEAINKHESILRARAVVAFHTGNFRDLYHILENHKFTKESHGKLQAMWLEAHYQEAEKLRGRPLGPVDKYRVRKKFPLPRTIWDGEQKTHCFKERTRSLLREWYLQDPYPNPSKKRELAQATGLTPTQVGNWFKNRRQRDRAAAAKNRLQHQSIGQSGMRSLAEPGCPTHSSAESPSTAAASPTTSVSSLAERAETGTSILSVTSSDSECDV